The Antarcticibacterium sp. 1MA-6-2 genome has a window encoding:
- a CDS encoding PAS domain-containing protein produces the protein MFEQDENLFNVLFEAASEGIIVVNESQQIVASNNAAAHMFGYSKDELRDKPLNILLPPQYRTAHPKHFNGFLDNSEKRQMGHGRDLYGIKKQ, from the coding sequence ATGTTTGAACAGGATGAGAATTTATTTAATGTCCTTTTTGAGGCAGCATCAGAAGGTATTATAGTTGTAAATGAAAGCCAACAAATCGTTGCCAGTAATAATGCCGCCGCCCATATGTTTGGTTATAGTAAAGACGAATTAAGGGATAAACCTTTAAATATTCTTTTACCTCCTCAATACCGCACAGCTCATCCCAAACATTTCAACGGATTCCTGGATAATAGCGAGAAACGTCAAATGGGCCATGGAAGAGACCTTTATGGAATAAAAAAGCAATAG
- a CDS encoding metallophosphatase domain-containing protein, translating into MKIICIADTHNKHNDINIPPGDVIVHAGDFTEAGTRSETINFLTWFSALPHSHKIIVPGNHDFYLQKNLENLNEIIPHNIHCLIDSGVEIENLKFWGSPFTPGNGRWAFNKARGKEIRKTWDLVPVGTDFLITHTPAYGVLDELDNKQHIGCEELWKRVKEVKIPYHIFGHIHNDYGIVRTRNTTYINASILDNRYRVINSPIIFNYISS; encoded by the coding sequence ATGAAAATTATTTGTATAGCCGATACACATAATAAACATAATGACATTAATATTCCCCCTGGTGATGTTATTGTTCATGCGGGAGATTTTACTGAAGCCGGAACACGTTCTGAAACAATTAATTTTCTCACCTGGTTTTCAGCTTTACCACATTCCCATAAAATAATTGTTCCGGGAAATCACGATTTTTATCTTCAAAAAAACCTGGAAAATTTAAATGAAATTATTCCTCATAATATTCATTGTTTAATTGACAGCGGAGTAGAGATTGAAAACTTAAAATTCTGGGGATCTCCTTTTACACCCGGCAATGGAAGATGGGCTTTCAACAAAGCCAGAGGTAAAGAAATTAGAAAAACCTGGGATTTAGTTCCTGTGGGTACGGACTTTCTTATTACCCATACTCCTGCTTACGGTGTACTGGATGAGTTAGATAATAAACAACATATTGGTTGCGAGGAACTTTGGAAACGTGTTAAAGAAGTTAAGATTCCCTATCATATTTTTGGACATATTCATAATGATTATGGCATCGTGCGAACGAGGAATACAACCTATATAAATGCTTCCATCTTAGATAACAGGTATCGGGTAATTAACAGCCCCATTATCTTTAACTATATTTCCTCTTAA
- a CDS encoding universal stress protein, which produces MKRILVPTDFSEQAEYALKVAAQMARKFNGEIFLLHMLELPLQLVGTAASGSGVGGGSHQNLPEALYFMKLAKKRFHKILSQPFLKGIKVHETVQFHQAFDGIMEVSEEHKCDIIIMGSHGATGFKEMFIGSNTEKVVRNSTIPVLVIKNEHPNFDIKDFVFATDCDLDNKHTLNQAIRFADMFEARLHLVYINTANNFKTSEDAQQCLNSFIEGENPRSYTVNIYNDVTVENGILNFARSINAGLIGISTHGRKGLAHFFNGSISEDLVNHAQQ; this is translated from the coding sequence ATGAAACGGATCCTCGTTCCTACCGATTTTTCTGAGCAGGCAGAGTATGCACTAAAAGTAGCTGCACAAATGGCCAGAAAGTTCAATGGTGAAATTTTTTTACTGCACATGCTGGAGCTCCCCCTTCAATTAGTGGGAACTGCGGCGAGTGGTAGCGGCGTTGGAGGAGGCTCCCATCAAAATCTCCCGGAAGCTCTTTATTTCATGAAACTTGCTAAGAAGCGATTTCATAAGATCCTCTCCCAGCCCTTTCTTAAAGGGATTAAAGTTCACGAAACCGTTCAATTTCACCAGGCTTTTGATGGGATTATGGAAGTAAGTGAAGAACATAAATGTGATATTATCATTATGGGTTCTCACGGCGCAACAGGTTTCAAAGAAATGTTTATTGGCTCCAATACCGAAAAGGTGGTGAGAAATTCCACCATTCCCGTACTGGTGATAAAAAATGAACACCCCAATTTTGATATCAAAGATTTTGTTTTTGCCACAGATTGCGACCTGGATAATAAGCACACACTCAACCAGGCTATACGTTTTGCCGATATGTTTGAGGCACGCCTTCACCTCGTTTATATAAATACCGCCAATAACTTTAAAACAAGTGAAGACGCCCAGCAGTGCCTGAACTCTTTTATAGAAGGAGAAAATCCCAGAAGCTACACTGTGAATATTTACAATGATGTCACAGTAGAAAATGGAATCCTTAATTTCGCAAGGAGTATCAACGCAGGCTTAATAGGAATAAGCACCCATGGAAGAAAAGGACTTGCACATTTCTTTAATGGCAGTATTAGTGAAGATCTCGTAAATCACGCTCAACAGTAG
- the rimP gene encoding ribosome assembly cofactor RimP, translated as MLQEKVENLLKEAFEENNSLFLISLNINDQNHILVVIDGDEGVAVNDCIAVSRKIEHNLDREEIDFSLEVTSAGVSEPLQLPRQYKKNIGRKLEVRTKSDKFEGDLIAVDDEGITLTWTAREPKPVGKGKMNVDKEAKIAFADIEQAKVVITF; from the coding sequence ATGTTGCAGGAGAAAGTAGAAAATTTACTTAAGGAAGCATTTGAAGAAAACAATTCCTTATTTTTAATTTCCCTTAATATTAATGATCAAAACCACATTCTGGTGGTAATAGATGGGGATGAGGGAGTAGCGGTTAACGATTGTATTGCTGTAAGCCGCAAAATAGAACACAACCTTGACAGGGAAGAGATCGATTTTTCGCTGGAGGTGACATCGGCTGGTGTGTCAGAGCCCTTGCAGTTGCCAAGGCAGTACAAGAAAAATATAGGCAGAAAACTTGAAGTCCGAACAAAATCCGATAAATTTGAGGGAGATTTAATAGCTGTTGATGATGAAGGGATTACACTTACATGGACTGCGAGGGAACCTAAACCTGTAGGGAAGGGAAAGATGAACGTAGACAAAGAAGCAAAGATAGCTTTCGCTGATATTGAGCAGGCTAAAGTTGTGATAACATTTTAA